The genomic stretch ATGCTCATATTTTTGCACCAAACTTACACGCAATGGGCTTAATGACAAATAGAGATTTTAGCAATTATTCTTCTTTATTTGAATTGATGGAAAATTTAGTACAACCACCGGATTTATTAATTTATTTACGTGCAGATATTTCTACTTTGGTTGGCCAAATACACAAACGTGGTAGAGAATATGAAAACTCTATTTCTATTGATTATTTAAGCAGACTAAACGAGCGTTATGAAGCTTTTATTTCTAAATATACCAAAGGAAAGTTATTAGTTATAGATGTTGATAATTTAGATTTTGTTAAAAATCAAGAAGATTTAGGATATATTATAGATCGAATAGATTCTCAAATTAATGGTTTATTTTAATTGAGAATTACTAGAAACAAAAAAGGGAGAAATTTTAAAATTTCTCCCTTTTTTTGTGTCTTAAATATTATGCTTGTAAAGCATTTTCTAGATCTTGTATTAAATCTTCTACATCTTCTATACCAACACTTAAACGAATTAAAGAATCTGTAATACCAATTTTTAAACGTTCTTCTTCTGGTATTGATGCATGCGACATTGTTGCAGAATGGTTTGCTAAACTTTCTACACCTCCTAAAGATTCTGCCAAAGTAAATAACTTTGTGTTTTCTAAAAATTTAAAAGCAGCTTCTTTAGTTTCTTCTTTTAAAGAGAAAGAAACCATTCCGCCGAAGTCTTTCATTTGTTTTTTTGCTAATTCAAAATTTGGATGTTCTGCTAAACCAGGATAATAAACTTTACCAACTTTTGGATGATTTTTAAGAAAATTAGCAATTACTTTACCATTTTCGCAATGACGTTGGATTCTAATATGCAAGGTTTTTATACCTCTTAGAGCCAAAAAAGAATCCATTGGACCTGCAATTGCGCCTGCAGCAAATTGAATAAAATGAATTTCTTCTGCTAATTTAGCATCTTTAACCATTAATGCGCCCATAATAATGTCTGAATGCCCACCAAGATATTTTGTGGCAGAATGCATTACAATATCCGCACCTAAATTTAAAGGTTGCTGTAAATAAGGCGTTGCAAATGTATTGTCTACTGCTATTAAAATTTCGTTATTAATTTCTTTTACAGCATTAGAAATTGCATTTATATCTGCAATTTTCATTAACGGATTTGTTGGTGTTTCTAACCAAATTAACTTGGTATTCTCAGTAATTTTATCTGTAATATTTTTTAAACTATCTGTATCTACAAAAGAAAATTCTAGACCATATTTTTGAAATAATTTTGTAAACATTCTATACGTTCCGCCATACAAATCGTCTCCTGCAATTATTTCGTCTCCGGGTTTTAAAAGTCTTAAAACTGCGTCTATTGCAGCTAAACC from Polaribacter marinaquae encodes the following:
- a CDS encoding deoxynucleoside kinase → MHVAIAGNIGAGKTTLTKLLAKHYNWKPHFEAVDENPYLDDFYTEMERWSFNLQVYFLNSRFRQILELRESGQNIIQDRTIYEDAHIFAPNLHAMGLMTNRDFSNYSSLFELMENLVQPPDLLIYLRADISTLVGQIHKRGREYENSISIDYLSRLNERYEAFISKYTKGKLLVIDVDNLDFVKNQEDLGYIIDRIDSQINGLF
- a CDS encoding cystathionine gamma-synthase, translated to MKFNTKTIHGGQKPEKSTGAIMPPIFQTSTYAQTNPDQEFHYSRGENPTRKALEDSFAAIENGTKGFAFSSGLAAIDAVLRLLKPGDEIIAGDDLYGGTYRMFTKLFQKYGLEFSFVDTDSLKNITDKITENTKLIWLETPTNPLMKIADINAISNAVKEINNEILIAVDNTFATPYLQQPLNLGADIVMHSATKYLGGHSDIIMGALMVKDAKLAEEIHFIQFAAGAIAGPMDSFLALRGIKTLHIRIQRHCENGKVIANFLKNHPKVGKVYYPGLAEHPNFELAKKQMKDFGGMVSFSLKEETKEAAFKFLENTKLFTLAESLGGVESLANHSATMSHASIPEEERLKIGITDSLIRLSVGIEDVEDLIQDLENALQA